A region of Marnyiella aurantia DNA encodes the following proteins:
- a CDS encoding type I restriction endonuclease subunit R yields the protein MINPIERITQNRIIKLFKDELGYVYYGNWEKREHNSNVEGEILERNLLKRGYAETLTDKAVKEVYDMATTNAGNIYTRNKAMYSLLRYGVKARPELGEQFDTIFPIDWLNWEQNEFGIAEEVTLTKGEHTRRPDIVLYINGIAVGVLELKRGTTDVAESVNQSISNQKLLFNEWFYTTVQLIMAGNNTQGLRYGTIETQAKYYLAWKEDEDDNEGYKLDKYLKKLCDKERLTDLIYNGVVFDAGVKKLPRPHQYFGLKASQDFVKRKEGGIIWHTQGSGKSLMMVMLGKWILENVPNSRIVILTDRTELDDQIERVFKDVGETDVAKTKSGRELLHFLTSSRPRLVCSLIHKFGNRNETDFDAFIKELEENPVQTQGEIFVFIDECHRTQSGKLNQVMKAVLHNAVFIGFTGTPLLKQDKKTTMEVFGRYIHTYKFNEAVEDGVVKDLMYEGRSIEQNLTSQTKVDQWFEAKTAGLNDFQKNELKKKWGTMQNVLSSKSRMEKIVADILMDFTTKPRLKSQMGNAILVASSIYEACKYYNLFLNTELKNRCAIITSYNPNASDVSLEDTGADNETDRQYIYNTYTELLKNVSPSGNKSKTETYETESKEQFRKEPARMKLLIVVSKLLTGFDAPPCSYIYIDKKMQDHTLFQAICRVNRLDTEDKDYGYIVDYMELFGNVTDAINVYTSELDSEGFTKDEVEVQLKDRLKIATDRLMTALETVESICENVSPPKSDLEYIHYFCGNTENPDDLKANEYKRMALYKAIVEYIRAYAGLKADFANTSFSEAEIKRFHQKMEDYLSLREIIRKASGETIDLKAYEADMRFLIDTYIRAEESENISPFEDISLLDLIETNMDKAIDTLPLGIKGNREAVAETIENNVRSKIVEEHLLDPKYFDQMSVLLQELIERRKAETISYQEYLKEMAELIRQVNQGKHDDIPTSIDTKGKVALYHTLENEELALVCDRAVQYAKQEGFRENLAKQKLVKKAIFEVVKDVNKVEEIYKIIEAHKEDY from the coding sequence ATGATTAACCCCATCGAACGCATTACCCAAAACCGAATTATCAAGCTTTTCAAAGATGAGCTGGGCTATGTCTATTACGGCAACTGGGAAAAGCGTGAACACAACAGCAATGTGGAGGGAGAAATCCTGGAGCGCAACCTTCTCAAGAGAGGCTACGCTGAAACACTGACGGACAAAGCGGTAAAAGAAGTGTATGACATGGCAACGACCAACGCAGGGAACATCTACACCCGCAACAAGGCCATGTATTCTCTGCTGCGCTATGGGGTGAAGGCAAGACCGGAACTGGGTGAGCAGTTTGATACGATCTTTCCTATCGACTGGCTTAACTGGGAGCAAAATGAATTCGGGATCGCGGAAGAAGTGACGCTCACCAAAGGGGAACACACACGGCGTCCGGATATCGTGCTCTACATCAACGGAATCGCCGTCGGGGTGTTGGAACTAAAACGCGGCACCACTGATGTGGCGGAAAGTGTGAACCAGTCGATCTCCAACCAGAAACTGCTGTTCAACGAGTGGTTTTATACTACGGTGCAGCTCATTATGGCCGGCAACAATACCCAGGGTCTTCGTTACGGCACCATTGAAACACAGGCAAAATATTATCTCGCCTGGAAGGAAGATGAAGACGATAATGAAGGATACAAACTGGACAAATACCTGAAGAAACTCTGCGACAAGGAAAGACTCACCGACCTGATCTACAACGGGGTGGTCTTTGATGCAGGCGTTAAAAAGTTGCCGCGGCCCCACCAGTATTTTGGGCTGAAGGCTTCGCAGGACTTTGTAAAGAGAAAAGAGGGTGGAATTATCTGGCATACCCAGGGTTCCGGGAAATCGCTTATGATGGTGATGCTCGGCAAATGGATTCTGGAGAATGTGCCGAACTCGCGCATCGTGATCCTGACCGACCGTACCGAACTGGATGATCAGATTGAACGCGTCTTCAAAGACGTCGGCGAAACCGATGTGGCCAAGACCAAATCCGGCAGGGAACTGCTGCACTTTCTGACCTCCTCGCGTCCGCGGCTGGTGTGCTCCCTTATTCATAAATTCGGAAACCGGAACGAAACCGATTTCGATGCTTTTATCAAAGAACTGGAGGAGAATCCGGTTCAGACCCAGGGCGAAATCTTCGTCTTCATCGATGAATGTCACCGTACCCAAAGCGGCAAACTCAATCAGGTGATGAAAGCGGTGCTGCACAATGCGGTTTTCATCGGATTTACGGGAACACCGCTATTGAAGCAAGACAAGAAAACTACGATGGAAGTCTTCGGCAGATACATCCATACTTACAAATTCAATGAAGCGGTAGAAGACGGCGTGGTGAAAGACCTCATGTATGAAGGCCGGTCCATCGAACAGAACCTGACTTCGCAAACCAAAGTAGATCAGTGGTTCGAAGCGAAAACTGCAGGACTGAACGACTTCCAGAAAAATGAACTGAAGAAAAAGTGGGGAACAATGCAGAACGTCCTCAGTTCAAAAAGCCGCATGGAGAAAATCGTAGCGGATATCCTCATGGACTTCACCACAAAACCCCGCCTTAAATCACAGATGGGAAATGCTATTCTGGTGGCGTCAAGTATTTATGAAGCCTGTAAATACTACAATCTTTTCCTGAATACGGAATTGAAAAACCGCTGTGCCATCATCACTTCCTATAATCCGAATGCCAGTGATGTTTCGCTCGAAGACACAGGTGCCGACAATGAAACCGACCGCCAGTACATTTACAATACCTACACCGAGTTGCTAAAAAACGTAAGCCCTAGCGGTAATAAGTCGAAGACCGAAACGTATGAAACGGAGAGCAAGGAGCAGTTCAGAAAAGAACCTGCCCGCATGAAACTGCTTATCGTAGTATCCAAACTGCTGACGGGTTTTGATGCGCCGCCGTGCTCCTATATCTACATCGACAAGAAGATGCAGGACCATACGCTGTTTCAGGCCATCTGCCGCGTAAACCGGCTGGATACTGAGGACAAAGATTATGGGTATATCGTGGACTATATGGAACTTTTTGGTAATGTGACCGATGCCATTAATGTCTATACTTCAGAACTCGATTCCGAAGGCTTTACCAAAGATGAGGTGGAAGTGCAGCTGAAAGACCGCCTTAAAATCGCTACCGACCGTCTGATGACTGCACTGGAAACAGTGGAAAGCATCTGCGAAAACGTTTCACCGCCAAAAAGTGATCTGGAATATATCCATTATTTCTGCGGAAACACAGAGAATCCTGATGACCTGAAAGCCAATGAATATAAACGGATGGCGCTGTACAAAGCCATTGTAGAGTACATCCGCGCCTACGCCGGACTAAAGGCTGATTTCGCGAATACTTCATTCAGCGAGGCAGAAATTAAACGCTTCCATCAGAAAATGGAGGATTACCTGAGTCTGCGCGAGATCATCAGAAAGGCCAGTGGTGAGACCATTGACCTGAAAGCGTACGAGGCTGATATGCGTTTTCTGATTGATACCTATATAAGAGCGGAAGAATCAGAGAACATTTCACCTTTTGAAGATATTTCGCTGTTGGATCTGATAGAGACCAATATGGATAAAGCCATTGACACTTTACCGCTGGGAATAAAAGGAAACAGGGAAGCAGTGGCAGAGACCATTGAAAATAATGTGCGGAGCAAGATTGTAGAGGAGCATCTTCTGGATCCAAAATACTTCGACCAGATGTCGGTGCTTTTGCAGGAACTGATTGAGCGCCGGAAAGCGGAAACCATATCCTATCAGGAATACCTTAAAGAAATGGCGGAACTTATCCGTCAGGTGAACCAGGGGAAGCATGACGATATACCAACTTCCATAGACACGAAAGGTAAGGTGGCCTTATACCACACACTCGAAAACGAAGAACTGGCATTGGTCTGCGACCGTGCGGTGCAGTATGCCAAGCAGGAAGGATTCCGGGAAAACCTTGCAAAGCAGAAACTTGTAAAAAAAGCCATTTTTGAGGTTGTTAAGGATGTGAACAAAGTGGAGGAAATCTACAAAATCATTGAAGCCCACAAAGAAGATTACTGA
- a CDS encoding helix-turn-helix transcriptional regulator, translating to MAKNEQILRLKLIEVLLRERKENGASYEEIEAYLEKQFASKDLGSELRFSKKTFERDKKAISEIMGFDISYSRKNNAYFIGDEELEQSQDSVFDNLLLVQAYRATRDRSDIMFFEDRKSRGLQHLHGLVHAIINRRLISLRYQSFSESEGKDRVLEPYALKEFRYRWYLLARDSDKNDSAQPNGIVKAYGLDRISGLEIKKTTFQRTGFDVKEEYRNLFGIISPNDHKLEEIVLSFDAHQGQYIKSLPLHHSQEIIQDDETELRVRLNIYPTYDFKQEVLSYGNRVRVISPAGFRNGVKKEIQEMLAFYE from the coding sequence ATGGCAAAGAATGAACAGATCCTGAGACTAAAACTGATTGAAGTTCTGTTAAGGGAAAGGAAAGAAAACGGCGCTTCTTATGAGGAGATTGAGGCGTACCTTGAAAAGCAATTTGCTTCGAAAGACCTGGGTTCGGAACTCAGGTTCAGTAAAAAAACTTTTGAGCGCGATAAGAAAGCCATCTCCGAGATTATGGGATTTGATATTTCTTATTCCAGAAAGAACAATGCGTACTTCATCGGTGATGAGGAATTGGAGCAGTCGCAGGACAGCGTCTTCGATAACCTTTTGCTGGTGCAGGCGTACCGTGCGACTCGTGACCGCAGCGACATTATGTTTTTCGAAGACAGGAAGTCCAGGGGTTTGCAGCACCTTCATGGCCTGGTGCACGCGATTATAAACCGACGGCTGATCAGCCTTCGCTATCAGAGTTTTTCGGAATCGGAGGGAAAGGACAGGGTGCTGGAACCTTATGCGCTTAAGGAATTCCGTTACCGCTGGTATCTTTTGGCGCGGGATTCCGACAAAAATGATTCAGCCCAGCCCAATGGAATTGTGAAGGCCTATGGACTGGACCGTATCTCCGGTCTTGAGATTAAGAAAACCACTTTCCAAAGGACCGGTTTTGATGTAAAGGAGGAGTACCGCAATCTTTTTGGAATTATTTCGCCAAATGACCATAAACTGGAGGAAATTGTGCTGAGTTTCGATGCCCATCAGGGCCAGTATATCAAGTCATTGCCGCTGCATCATTCGCAGGAAATTATTCAGGATGATGAAACCGAACTCCGAGTCCGTCTCAACATTTATCCTACTTACGATTTCAAGCAGGAAGTATTGTCGTATGGTAACCGCGTACGGGTCATCAGTCCGGCCGGTTTCCGTAACGGGGTTAAAAAAGAAATTCAGGAGATGCTTGCGTTTTATGAGTAA
- a CDS encoding WG repeat-containing protein, producing MMKKIYPWEVNDFSSPGDEVPHHTEWDKVTDFDEEGYGWVSTDSGWGFVNRDGYLVIPDEYDLTFYPHFQNGLCRAIKNGKYGIFDRDNNAVIPFIYDTVFGDFDKSDPVLAASLNGKWGLMDLKQNEILPFVYDYITGFNDHHIAVRLGEYFGVVDYGQNTVMNFKWDYLHLLDGNFSVGKALEIYFDKDKIDSLGSYSSENYKDVGHRYQKIKYGIINRDGKVIYPFISDSPIQVFNPASGRAKISLNHFENPAADVDYLSFVADMEGNRIPFDPPIKEEEWIDAFHKSCHELIWGKGTWPY from the coding sequence ATGATGAAAAAAATATATCCTTGGGAAGTCAATGATTTCTCAAGCCCAGGCGATGAGGTGCCACATCACACAGAATGGGACAAGGTAACCGATTTTGATGAGGAAGGCTACGGCTGGGTGAGTACCGATAGTGGCTGGGGCTTCGTCAACCGCGATGGATATCTCGTTATTCCGGATGAATATGATCTGACTTTTTATCCGCACTTCCAAAACGGTCTTTGCAGGGCGATCAAAAATGGGAAATATGGTATTTTTGACCGTGATAATAATGCGGTAATACCTTTTATTTATGATACAGTGTTCGGAGATTTTGACAAAAGTGATCCTGTTTTGGCGGCATCCCTAAACGGGAAATGGGGTTTAATGGATTTAAAGCAAAACGAAATACTGCCTTTCGTATATGATTATATTACTGGCTTTAATGATCATCACATTGCTGTCCGATTAGGCGAGTACTTCGGAGTGGTTGATTACGGGCAAAATACGGTAATGAATTTTAAATGGGATTATCTTCATCTTCTGGATGGTAATTTTTCCGTTGGAAAGGCGCTTGAGATTTATTTTGATAAAGATAAAATAGATTCTCTGGGGAGTTACAGTTCTGAAAATTATAAGGATGTAGGACACCGCTACCAGAAAATAAAGTATGGCATCATCAACAGGGACGGAAAAGTGATTTATCCCTTTATATCTGATTCACCCATACAGGTATTCAATCCCGCCAGCGGGCGTGCAAAAATCTCTTTGAATCACTTTGAAAATCCTGCTGCAGACGTTGACTACCTTAGTTTTGTAGCCGATATGGAAGGTAACCGAATACCGTTCGATCCACCTATAAAAGAGGAGGAGTGGATTGATGCTTTCCACAAAAGCTGTCATGAACTCATTTGGGGCAAAGGCACCTGGCCATATTAA
- a CDS encoding WG repeat-containing protein yields MQTLQLHQTEPTPIYCNEHGHKPNCWEDLIYFDECGYGFVYVDGLGGFINPNGEVIIPLIYDHFAVFTDVYARVRQNGKWGLISRSNKTLILLEYDDCKFPADGKVTAVKEGRYGILSLRNEILLPFDYNTSATSAIKKSLFAGTANTESSTGSRKQCWILSMNILRL; encoded by the coding sequence ATGCAAACCCTTCAACTCCACCAGACTGAGCCTACCCCTATTTATTGCAACGAACACGGCCACAAACCTAACTGTTGGGAAGACCTTATTTATTTCGATGAATGCGGATACGGATTTGTTTATGTTGATGGCCTGGGAGGCTTCATTAACCCAAATGGAGAAGTTATCATTCCGCTCATTTATGACCATTTCGCAGTGTTTACTGACGTATACGCCAGGGTGAGGCAGAACGGAAAATGGGGACTGATAAGCCGCTCCAATAAAACGCTGATCCTTCTGGAGTATGACGACTGTAAGTTTCCGGCCGATGGAAAAGTAACCGCCGTAAAAGAAGGCAGGTACGGCATCCTCAGCCTGCGTAATGAAATCCTCCTGCCCTTTGACTATAATACATCAGCAACTTCAGCAATAAAGAAATCGCTATTTGCAGGAACGGCAAATACGGAGTCATCAACTGGCAGCAGGAAACAGTGCTGGATTTTGAGTATGAATATACTGAGATTGTAG
- a CDS encoding M48 family metallopeptidase: MKTELLQIGSVEIEVKFKPIKNLHLSVHPPYGHVTISSPEIYDLEKVKIYAATKLGWIKKEQKKFLTQEREEPRDFITQESHFFFGNRYLLKLIPATRNKVEIKGKKLFLYTTDPDNAALNRKTLYSFYRRELRKKIVEFTAFYSGQMNIDIPEFKIRTMKTKWGSCATDSGRLWFNIELAKKPLECLEYIVVHEMVHLMERNHNKRFVLLMDQYYPNWQVQKKVLNELPL, translated from the coding sequence ATGAAGACCGAGCTGCTGCAGATTGGTTCCGTAGAAATTGAGGTGAAATTTAAGCCAATCAAGAACCTTCACCTGAGTGTGCATCCGCCTTATGGTCATGTGACCATCTCATCGCCGGAGATCTATGATCTGGAGAAGGTGAAGATTTATGCGGCTACGAAACTCGGTTGGATTAAAAAAGAGCAGAAAAAGTTTTTGACCCAGGAGCGGGAGGAGCCGCGCGATTTTATCACCCAGGAAAGTCATTTCTTTTTCGGAAACCGTTATCTTCTCAAACTCATTCCAGCCACACGGAATAAGGTTGAAATTAAGGGAAAGAAGCTGTTTCTGTATACTACGGATCCTGATAACGCCGCATTAAACAGAAAAACGCTGTATTCCTTTTACCGTCGTGAACTCAGGAAAAAAATTGTAGAATTCACCGCATTTTATAGTGGACAAATGAATATTGATATTCCAGAGTTTAAAATCCGAACCATGAAAACAAAGTGGGGCAGCTGCGCCACCGATTCCGGAAGACTTTGGTTTAACATTGAGCTAGCGAAGAAGCCATTGGAATGCCTTGAATACATAGTGGTTCACGAAATGGTACATCTGATGGAGCGTAATCACAATAAGCGTTTCGTGCTGTTGATGGATCAGTATTATCCAAACTGGCAGGTGCAGAAAAAGGTGCTGAATGAGTTGCCATTGTAA